The genomic window GCCGATGTATTTGAGCGGGTCCTGAAGCTCCCGGTAGTGCTTTCCGTCGATGCGGACGGAACCGCTGGTGGGGTTGTCCAGGTCCAGCATCATGCGCATGGTCGTCGACTTACCCGCGCCGTTCGGCCCGAGGAAGCCGGTCACCATGCCCGGTCGGACCTGGAACGAGAGATGGTCGACCGCGACCTTGGCGCCGAAGCGCTTGGTGAGGCCCTCGAGCTCGATCATGCGTTCACGCTACGGGTGGGGGGTGGCCTCCGCCACCGATTTGGGTAACCGGGGGCTGACGCCCCCGTGCCGCCGGGGTGGCCCGTACGGGTGCGGGTGCGGATGGGGACGTCCCGGGCCGCACCCGGGCAACGACGCCTCGTGCCTCACGGGCGGACGCCGAGACGGCAAACGCCCGCGTCCGGTGCCGAGGAGCGGCGCCGGACGCGGGCGGGAGTCCGTTCTTACGAGCGGATCAGCGCGTCTGCTGGGCCGGGACGCCCCGCGAGATCGGCTCGTCGTCCGCCGGCGTGCCCGCCGCGGCGACGGCCGCGCCCGTCAGCGTCGCCAGCATCTCGCGGACGTTCGTCAGCTGCGCGTTGATCGAGTCGCGGCGGTTCGTCAGCGCCGCCAGCTCGCGCTCGGATTCCGAACGGATCCGGTCCGCCTTCGCGTTCGCGTCCGCGACGATGTCCTCGGCCTGACGCTGCGCGGTCTCCACCGTCTGGCGGGCGCGGCGCTCCGCGTCCGTGCGGAGCTTCTCCGCCTCCAGGCGGAGCTGCTCGGCGCGGTGCTCGATCTCCGCGAGCCGCTTCTCGGCCTTGGCCTGGCGGGATGCGAGGTCGCGCTCGGACTGCTCGCGCCGCTTCGCCAGGTTCGTCTCGAAGTCCGCCGCGGCCTGGGCGGCCTTGGCACGGGTCTCCTCGAAGAGGGCGTCCGCCTCCTCGCGCTTGGACTGCGCGTCCTTCTGCGCGTCGGCGCGCAGCGTGTTCGCCTCGCCCTGGGCCTTCTCGACGATCCGGACGCCGTCGTCCTCGGCCTTCTGCTTGCGCTCGGCCGCGAACGCCTCCGCGTCGTTGCGCACCTGCTGGGCGGCCGACTCGGCGAGCTCACGGTGCTGTTCGGCGGCGCGCCGGGCCTCCTCGCGCAGGTCCTTCGCCTCCTCCTCCGCGAGGCGGAGGATCTTCTCGACACGCGCACCGAGTCCCGCGTACGACGGCTCGGCGTCGTTGACCTGGGCCTGGGCATTCTGCGTCTCGAGGTGGAGCTCCTCGATGCGCTTTTCCAGAGAGGTGATCCGTGCGAGAGCACTGTCACGATCGGCGACGAGTTTGGTAATGCGGTCATCCACCTGACCGCGGTCGTACCCACGCCGCACGAGCTCGAAGCCGAAGGGGGAGGAAGTGTCGCTCATGGGGTTCCTGTCGAATGAGACCGGTGAGGTGTTAGGGGGAATCCTAGGCGCCGAGACGGCGTGTCATCGAGCTGATGCCCGTTTGATATGGAGAATGTCCAGCCTTTTGAGTGGCTAGCTCTCGGATGACTTGCCACTCGAACGTGTAACCCCTGCTGCCGCACCCGCCTTGACCGCGGCACCCGCGGCGGAGCCGCTGTTGGATGCGGTCTTGCCGCCGCCCGGCGCCTCGAACGACTCCAGCGCCTCCAGGACGTCCTGGACCCGGGAGATCTCGGCCTGGATGTCCTCGCGCCGGCGCACCAGGACCTCGAGCTCCCGCTTGCCGTCCGCGATCATGCGGTCGGCCTCACGGTCCGCCTCCGCCTTGACCGCCTCGGCCTCGCGGACCAGCTCGGCCTTCTTCTGCTCGGCCTCCTTGAGGAGCGCCTCGGCCTTCTTCACCGCGGCGATACGGACCTTGCCGGCCTCCGAACTGGCCTCCGAGACCAGCTCCTTGGCCTTCGCCTCGGCCTCCTCGCGCTGCTCGGTGGCGGCATTGACCAGCTGGTCGCAGCGCTCCCCGGCGGCCTTCATCTGCTCGGCGGACTCCCGGCGGGCCCGCTCGTGCAGCTCCTCGATCTCGGCCTCGATCCGGGCGCGCAGCTCCTCCGCGCGCTCCCTGATGGCGGTCGCGTCGCCGCGCGCACCGACCAGCAGCTCGTCGGCGTCCGTACGGGACTTCTCCACCAGCGAGTTGCCCTCGACGGTCGCCTCGGCGACGAGCCGCTCGGCCTCCTTGCGCGCGGCGCCCACCATCGTGTCGGCCTGCTCCTCGGCCTCGGTGGTGGCGCGCAGCGCCTCCTCCTGGGCCTTGGCCATCAGCTGGTCCGCCTGCTCGGCCGCGTCCGCGCGCCGCTTGGCGGCGTCCTGACGGGCCGTGTCGAGCAGCCGGTCCGCCTCGTCGCGCGCCTCGGACCGCAGCTGCTCGGCCGCGCTCTCGGCGTCCGTGCGCAGCCGCTCGGCCTCGGACCTGATGCGCTCCGCGGCCTGCTGGGCGGAGCCCACGGTCTCGGCCGCCTCGGCGCGCAGCCGCTCGGCCTCCGCCGCGGCCTCCGCGACGAGCTGGTCCGCCTGCTCGGCCGCGTCGGCACGGCGCTTGTCGGCGGCCTTGCGGGCCTCGTCCAGCACCTGCTCGCCGTCGGCGCGGGCAGCCGCCCGCAGCCCCTCGGCCTGCAGCTCGCCGTCGGCCTTGACCTGCTCGGCCTCGGCCCGCAGCCGCGCCGCGTCCTGCTCGGACTCGGAGAGCAGCTCCGCCGCCTCGGTCGTGAGCCGGTCGGCCTGCGCCGCGGCCTCGGAGCGGATGCGGTTGGCGTCGTCGCGGGCCTCGGCCCGGGTGCGGGACGCGTCCTGCTCGGCGGTCGCGACCACGTCCGACGCTTCCGTACGCATCCGCTGCGCGTACTCCGCGGCGTCCGCGCGCAGCCGCTCCGACTCGGCGATCGCCTCGTTCATGGTCCGCTCGGCGAGCGACGTGGCGGCCTCGGCCTCCTCGTCGGCGCGCGCCCGGATCCGGTTGGCGTCCTCGGTGGCCCGCTCCCGCTCCGCGTACGCGTCGGCGCGGACGCGGTCCGCCTCCTCCTGCGCCTCGGTCCTCGTACGCTCCGCCGCGTGCTCCGCGGCGTTGCGCAGCCCGGCGATCTCCTGCTCTGCCTGCTCCTGGAGGCCGGAGACGGAGTCCCGTACCTGCTGGGCGGTCTGCTCGGCGGCCGACACCATCTCGGTGGCCCGCCGGTCCGCCTCCTCGACCAGTCGCTGCGCCTCGGTCTGCGCCTCCGCGACCCGCTTGCGGGCGGAGGCCAGCAGCTCCTCGCTCTGCTCGCGGGCCAGCTCGCGCTCCCGGTCCGCCTCCGTGCGGGCGCCGGCGAGGATCTCCTCGGCCTCGCGGCGGCGCCGGTTGGCCTCCTCCTGCGCGGCGGCCAGCGCCTCGGTGGCCTCCTGGCCGACCCGCTCGGCGGCGGCCGCGGCCTCGCTGCGGACCCGGTCCGCGCTCTCCTGGGCCTCCGTCTTCAGCCGCTCGGCCTCGGCGGCGGCCTCACTGCGCAGCCGTACGGCGACGGCCTCGCCCTCGGCGCGCGACGACGAGGCGTCCGCCGCGGCCTCGTTGCGCAGCCGCTCGGCCTCCTGCTCGGCCTGAGCCTGGAGCGCCCGGATCCGCTCGGCGGACTCGGACCGCAGCCGCTCGGTCTCCTCCGCGGCCTCCCGGCGGAGCCGCTCGGACTCCGAGCGGGCGTCGGACAGCGCCTGCTCGGCCGCCTCGCTGCGGGTCTGCGCCTCGGTGTGGAGCCGGGTCAGCTCCTCGTCGGCCTCCCGGCGACGGGCGACGGCGGCGCGCGCCGCCTCCTCGCGCACCTCGGCCGCGGCGCGCTCGGCGGCGGCCTTCGCCTCGTCCGCCTGCTCCTCGGCCTCGGCGCGCAGCCGCTCCGCCTCGGCGCGGGTGCGCTCCAGCGTCTCCTCGGCCTGCCGGCGCAGCGTCGTGGCGCGCTCGATGGCCTCCGTGCGGACCCGCTCGCTGTCGGTGGTCGCGCCGGAACGCACCTCGTCGGCGTCGGCCTTCGCCTTGGTCAGCAGCTCCTCGGCGGAGCTGGCCGCCTCCTCGATCTGCTGGACGGCCTCGCGGCGCGCCTCGCTGCGGATCCGCTCGCCCTCGGCGACCGCTTCCGCGCGCAGCTGCTCGGCCTCGCCGCGCAGCCTGCGCGCCTCTTCCTGGAGCTCGACCGTCTTGGCCCGGTACTCCTTGGTGTCGTCCTTCGCGGCGCCCTTGAGCTCCTCGGCCGTGTCGTGGGCCTCGGCGCGCAGCCGGTCCGCCTCGGTCTCGGCCTCGCGGCGGATCCGCTCGGCCT from Streptomyces formicae includes these protein-coding regions:
- the scy gene encoding polarized growth protein Scy, which gives rise to MRGYERQESHRADDDHLSRFEAEMDRLKTEREKAVQHAEDLGYQVEVLRAKLHEARRALASRPAYDNADIGYQAEQLLRNAQIQADQLRSDAERELREARAQTQRILQEHAEHQARLQAELHTEANQRRQRLDQELAERRQTVEAHVNENVAWAEQLRARTESQARRLLDESRAEAEQALAAARAEAARVADETRQRLGSEAEAARSEAEAILLRARKDAERLLNAASSQAQEATSHAEQLRSATTAESDQARQQAAELSRAAEQRLQQAEEKFRTARAEAEKVVTEAKEAAGKALASAEAANEQRTRTAKSEVARLVTEATQEAERLKAEAEQALADARAEGEKLVAEAADKARTVAAEDSAAQLAKAARTAEDVLNRASDEAKATTRKATEEAERIRREAETEADRLRAEAHDTAEELKGAAKDDTKEYRAKTVELQEEARRLRGEAEQLRAEAVAEGERIRSEARREAVQQIEEAASSAEELLTKAKADADEVRSGATTDSERVRTEAIERATTLRRQAEETLERTRAEAERLRAEAEEQADEAKAAAERAAAEVREEAARAAVARRREADEELTRLHTEAQTRSEAAEQALSDARSESERLRREAAEETERLRSESAERIRALQAQAEQEAERLRNEAAADASSSRAEGEAVAVRLRSEAAAEAERLKTEAQESADRVRSEAAAAAERVGQEATEALAAAQEEANRRRREAEEILAGARTEADRERELAREQSEELLASARKRVAEAQTEAQRLVEEADRRATEMVSAAEQTAQQVRDSVSGLQEQAEQEIAGLRNAAEHAAERTRTEAQEEADRVRADAYAERERATEDANRIRARADEEAEAATSLAERTMNEAIAESERLRADAAEYAQRMRTEASDVVATAEQDASRTRAEARDDANRIRSEAAAQADRLTTEAAELLSESEQDAARLRAEAEQVKADGELQAEGLRAAARADGEQVLDEARKAADKRRADAAEQADQLVAEAAAEAERLRAEAAETVGSAQQAAERIRSEAERLRTDAESAAEQLRSEARDEADRLLDTARQDAAKRRADAAEQADQLMAKAQEEALRATTEAEEQADTMVGAARKEAERLVAEATVEGNSLVEKSRTDADELLVGARGDATAIRERAEELRARIEAEIEELHERARRESAEQMKAAGERCDQLVNAATEQREEAEAKAKELVSEASSEAGKVRIAAVKKAEALLKEAEQKKAELVREAEAVKAEADREADRMIADGKRELEVLVRRREDIQAEISRVQDVLEALESFEAPGGGKTASNSGSAAGAAVKAGAAAGVTRSSGKSSES
- a CDS encoding cellulose-binding protein; amino-acid sequence: MSDTSSPFGFELVRRGYDRGQVDDRITKLVADRDSALARITSLEKRIEELHLETQNAQAQVNDAEPSYAGLGARVEKILRLAEEEAKDLREEARRAAEQHRELAESAAQQVRNDAEAFAAERKQKAEDDGVRIVEKAQGEANTLRADAQKDAQSKREEADALFEETRAKAAQAAADFETNLAKRREQSERDLASRQAKAEKRLAEIEHRAEQLRLEAEKLRTDAERRARQTVETAQRQAEDIVADANAKADRIRSESERELAALTNRRDSINAQLTNVREMLATLTGAAVAAAGTPADDEPISRGVPAQQTR